The following are encoded in a window of Halosolutus halophilus genomic DNA:
- a CDS encoding precorrin-2 dehydrogenase/sirohydrochlorin ferrochelatase family protein produces MIPLVHDFSNATVLVFGGGPVGARKARRFAREAEVVVVSPAFADRDFGDAELVRAAPDSSAVADWLDRVDPALVVAATDDEAVNAAVADVARERGILVNRADESGARDPGSVVVPATVREDPVVVSIATGGTAPALSKYLRQELEDTLSGAGEMAALCSALRSELKARDVPPTRRREIVTDVVNSPDVWTALRTGTSNYPQVIEDVLGEEPSTGGDRP; encoded by the coding sequence ATGATTCCACTCGTGCACGACTTCTCGAACGCGACGGTACTCGTCTTCGGGGGCGGCCCGGTCGGAGCCCGCAAGGCCCGCCGATTCGCCCGCGAGGCCGAGGTGGTGGTCGTCAGTCCCGCCTTCGCCGATCGGGACTTCGGCGACGCCGAACTGGTCCGGGCTGCGCCGGACTCATCGGCCGTCGCGGACTGGCTCGATCGGGTCGACCCGGCGCTGGTCGTCGCGGCGACCGACGACGAGGCGGTCAACGCGGCCGTCGCCGACGTGGCCCGGGAGCGAGGGATCCTCGTCAACCGTGCGGACGAGTCCGGCGCCCGCGATCCGGGGAGCGTCGTCGTTCCGGCGACCGTTCGCGAGGATCCGGTCGTCGTCTCGATCGCGACCGGCGGGACGGCGCCCGCCCTGAGCAAGTATCTCCGGCAGGAACTCGAGGATACCCTTTCGGGTGCCGGCGAGATGGCCGCGCTCTGCTCGGCGCTCCGATCGGAACTCAAAGCGCGGGACGTGCCGCCGACGCGCCGCCGGGAGATCGTCACCGACGTCGTCAATTCGCCGGATGTTTGGACAGCTTTACGTACCGGTACTTCCAACTATCCCCAAGTGATCGAGGACGTGCTCGGCGAGGAACCGTCTACGGGAGGTGATCGGCCGTGA
- a CDS encoding DUF3311 domain-containing protein, with translation MRRLELWGWIAIGIVLSALAIPWFLWGSATIVAGLPLWLWWHVGWMLLASIVFWAFAQRAWGIGIEPSREVRTGDTTGPDRGRDAGTGGETR, from the coding sequence ATGCGTCGTCTCGAACTCTGGGGCTGGATCGCGATCGGGATCGTCCTCAGCGCACTGGCGATTCCGTGGTTCCTGTGGGGGTCGGCGACGATCGTCGCCGGCCTCCCGCTGTGGCTGTGGTGGCACGTCGGCTGGATGCTGCTGGCGTCGATCGTCTTCTGGGCCTTCGCCCAGCGGGCGTGGGGGATCGGCATCGAACCGAGCCGCGAGGTCAGGACCGGGGACACGACCGGTCCCGATCGCGGGCGGGACGCCGGTACCGGAGGTGAGACGCGGTGA
- the uppS gene encoding polyprenyl diphosphate synthase, translating into MKRWLRQRVDAAYEQLLTREISGAPTHVAVIQDGNRRYARRNGEDETEGHRAGARTTEQVLEWCQEIGVEELTLYAFSTENFERPPEEREALFDLLREKLREFADADRVHENEVRIRAIGAVDQLPERVRDAVDYAERRTRGYDQFVLNIALAYGGRSQLLEAARGVAADVEAGSIDPAEIDVETIERRLYDDPVRDVDLIIRTGGDERTSNFLPWHANGNEAAVFFCTPYWPEFSKTDFLRGIRTYESREESWRRTRARRALALLGAVSDHDLPEARSIVARFRDSLPIAERPDEDDLETIEAGTTAAD; encoded by the coding sequence ATGAAGCGGTGGCTTCGCCAGCGCGTCGACGCTGCCTACGAGCAATTGCTCACCAGAGAGATCTCCGGCGCGCCGACCCACGTCGCAGTGATTCAGGACGGCAATCGACGGTACGCCCGCCGAAACGGCGAGGACGAGACGGAGGGCCACCGTGCCGGTGCCCGGACGACCGAACAGGTCCTCGAGTGGTGCCAGGAGATCGGCGTCGAGGAACTGACCCTGTACGCCTTCTCCACGGAGAACTTCGAGCGCCCGCCCGAGGAGCGCGAGGCCCTGTTCGACCTCCTCCGCGAGAAACTCCGGGAGTTCGCCGACGCCGATCGGGTCCACGAGAACGAGGTCCGCATTCGCGCGATCGGTGCCGTCGACCAGTTACCCGAGCGGGTCCGGGACGCCGTCGATTACGCCGAACGGCGCACCCGCGGCTACGATCAGTTCGTCCTCAACATCGCCCTCGCGTACGGCGGCCGATCGCAGTTGCTCGAGGCGGCACGGGGCGTCGCCGCCGACGTCGAAGCGGGGTCCATCGATCCCGCCGAAATCGACGTCGAGACGATCGAACGGCGACTGTACGACGACCCCGTCCGCGACGTCGACCTGATCATCCGGACGGGCGGCGACGAGCGCACCTCGAACTTCCTGCCGTGGCACGCAAACGGCAACGAGGCAGCCGTCTTCTTCTGTACGCCGTACTGGCCGGAGTTCTCGAAGACCGACTTCCTCCGGGGCATCCGCACCTACGAATCCCGGGAAGAGTCCTGGCGGCGGACCCGCGCCCGCCGGGCGCTCGCCCTGCTCGGTGCCGTCAGCGACCACGACCTCCCCGAGGCGCGGTCGATCGTCGCCCGGTTCCGGGACTCGCTCCCGATCGCCGAACGACCCGACGAGGACGACCTCGAGACGATCGAGGCGGGGACGACGGCCGCCGACTGA
- a CDS encoding sodium:solute symporter family protein, whose product MSLALQLGIIVGYLLLALSIGLVAYRLTDRTAEDFYLASRTLGTVVLLFTTFATLLSAFTFFAGPNIAYHQGPEWILVMGLMDGIIFAILWYVIGYKQWLLGQQYGFVTLGEMLGDRFASRRLRGLVAGVSLLWLFPYVMLQQVGAGTALQALTEGAVPYAVGAGLITAFMILYVVVAGMRGIAWTDTLQGAFMLVTTWAATMWVLAIVGGPGVATGALEAEAAGHLALGGEFYTPQWMLSTAIVIGFGVAMFPQVNQRFFAAGSKTVLKRSFALWPVLCVLLFVPAFMLGAWARGLDVAVPEGGNVLPAVLAEFTPVWFAALVIAGAMAAMMSSSDSMLLSGSSYFTRDLYRPFVDRSLSDRREDFLARVGVVLFATASFGASLVNPATLFELGDAAFSGFAQLALPVVVALYWRRTTRAGITAGIVVSQAFYLASIFVAAVPGAYAGWTAGIVGMAIGLVVTVGVSLVTAPAPDERRALYFDGLGAD is encoded by the coding sequence GTGAGCCTGGCGCTCCAGCTCGGGATAATCGTCGGCTACCTCCTGCTGGCGCTGTCGATCGGGCTGGTCGCCTACCGGCTGACCGATCGAACCGCCGAGGACTTCTACCTCGCGAGCCGGACGCTAGGGACGGTCGTCCTCCTGTTTACGACCTTCGCGACGCTGCTGTCGGCGTTTACGTTCTTCGCCGGGCCGAACATCGCCTACCACCAGGGGCCGGAGTGGATCCTCGTGATGGGGCTGATGGACGGGATCATCTTCGCGATCCTCTGGTACGTGATCGGCTACAAGCAGTGGCTACTGGGCCAGCAGTACGGGTTCGTGACGCTGGGCGAGATGCTCGGCGATCGGTTCGCCTCCCGACGGCTCCGCGGACTGGTGGCGGGAGTGAGCCTCCTGTGGCTGTTCCCGTACGTGATGCTCCAGCAGGTGGGGGCCGGCACGGCGTTACAGGCCCTGACCGAGGGGGCCGTCCCCTACGCGGTCGGCGCGGGGTTGATCACGGCCTTCATGATCCTCTACGTCGTCGTCGCCGGAATGCGCGGCATCGCCTGGACCGACACCCTCCAGGGGGCGTTCATGCTCGTCACGACGTGGGCCGCGACGATGTGGGTGCTCGCGATCGTGGGCGGCCCCGGGGTCGCGACGGGCGCGCTCGAAGCCGAGGCGGCCGGCCATCTCGCGCTCGGGGGCGAGTTCTACACCCCGCAGTGGATGCTCTCGACGGCGATCGTGATCGGGTTCGGCGTCGCGATGTTCCCGCAGGTTAACCAGCGCTTTTTCGCGGCGGGCTCGAAGACGGTGCTCAAGCGATCGTTCGCGCTCTGGCCGGTCCTCTGTGTCCTGCTGTTCGTTCCGGCGTTCATGCTCGGCGCGTGGGCCCGCGGCCTCGACGTCGCGGTTCCCGAGGGCGGGAACGTCCTCCCCGCGGTGCTCGCGGAGTTCACGCCCGTCTGGTTCGCCGCGCTGGTCATCGCCGGGGCGATGGCCGCGATGATGTCCTCCTCGGACTCGATGCTGCTCTCGGGATCGTCGTACTTCACCCGGGACCTCTACCGCCCCTTCGTCGATCGGTCCCTCTCGGATCGGCGCGAGGACTTCCTCGCCCGCGTCGGCGTCGTGCTCTTTGCGACCGCGTCGTTCGGCGCGAGCCTCGTCAACCCCGCAACCCTGTTCGAACTCGGCGACGCTGCCTTCAGCGGGTTCGCGCAACTCGCGCTGCCCGTCGTGGTCGCGCTCTACTGGCGACGGACGACGCGAGCGGGAATTACGGCCGGGATCGTGGTCAGCCAGGCCTTCTACCTCGCGAGTATCTTCGTCGCGGCCGTTCCGGGCGCGTACGCCGGCTGGACCGCCGGCATCGTCGGGATGGCGATCGGTCTCGTCGTCACCGTCGGCGTCTCGCTCGTCACCGCACCTGCACCCGACGAACGCCGGGCGCTCTACTTCGACGGACTCGGTGCGGACTGA
- a CDS encoding undecaprenyl diphosphate synthase family protein — protein sequence MGLYEQYLAYRIRHHDGDLPEHVALIITERDLLEEGAYETLTDFFEWAFEYASRVTVYVSVLDTAAVPTLRRELETIDAPREVAVRGPGDRTPADAPIQIGIGLGGKHEFTSAVRNLAESVDAGDLDPDRIDDERVEQHLIFPSEPDLVIKTGAERLSDFMIWQSVYSELYFTDVNWRDFRKRDFLRAVREFCNRSRRFGR from the coding sequence GTGGGCCTGTACGAACAATATCTTGCGTACCGGATCCGTCACCACGACGGCGACCTCCCCGAGCACGTCGCGCTGATCATTACCGAACGGGATCTCCTCGAGGAAGGTGCCTACGAGACCCTGACGGACTTCTTCGAGTGGGCGTTCGAGTACGCCTCTCGCGTGACCGTCTACGTGAGCGTCCTCGACACCGCGGCGGTGCCGACCCTGCGGCGCGAACTCGAGACGATCGACGCGCCACGGGAGGTCGCCGTCCGCGGCCCCGGCGACAGGACGCCCGCCGACGCCCCGATCCAGATCGGCATCGGACTCGGCGGCAAACACGAGTTCACGAGTGCCGTCCGGAACCTCGCCGAGAGCGTCGACGCGGGCGACCTCGACCCCGATCGGATCGACGACGAACGCGTCGAGCAACACCTGATCTTTCCCTCCGAACCGGACCTGGTCATCAAGACCGGCGCGGAACGGCTCTCGGACTTCATGATCTGGCAGTCCGTCTACTCGGAACTGTACTTCACCGACGTCAACTGGCGGGACTTCCGCAAGCGGGATTTCCTGCGAGCCGTCCGAGAGTTTTGCAACCGATCGCGACGGTTCGGTCGGTAG
- a CDS encoding helix-turn-helix domain-containing protein, with translation MARLFPFRSEPSTRDGQPRVVDLEGEDADAVFSALSSTTAREIYARLDDEPGTPSDVADTIDSSIQNVRYHLEKLEDAGLVEVVDTWYSSRGNEMSVYATTDGPLIVTSDESTASQLKTAISRLIGGIGALAGGSLLVQYALTRRFEAGGAESASGDGAVAPRAGDADDGEPTSVTEGGEDTGNESADDADDGFTTEDVEEESDAAEEMDDPGTADADDPGVADADDGSSIDPDFDVDPSGSENATDPGGPLDLDGGAEAVETVFGTIPPGLLFFLGGLVVLLAVTAYWYWYRPAY, from the coding sequence ATGGCCCGTCTGTTTCCCTTCCGATCCGAGCCCTCGACGCGGGACGGGCAACCGCGCGTCGTCGACCTCGAAGGCGAGGACGCCGACGCAGTCTTCAGTGCTCTCTCGTCGACGACGGCTCGCGAGATTTACGCGCGACTCGACGACGAACCCGGGACGCCGAGCGACGTCGCCGACACGATCGACTCCTCGATCCAGAACGTTCGCTACCACCTGGAGAAACTCGAAGACGCCGGCCTCGTCGAGGTCGTCGACACCTGGTACTCCTCTCGTGGCAACGAGATGAGCGTCTACGCGACCACCGACGGGCCGTTGATCGTCACGAGCGACGAGTCCACGGCGTCACAGCTGAAGACGGCCATCTCGCGGCTGATCGGCGGCATCGGCGCGCTGGCGGGCGGCAGTCTCCTCGTCCAGTACGCGCTCACCCGCCGGTTCGAGGCCGGCGGCGCCGAATCGGCCTCCGGCGACGGGGCAGTCGCGCCCCGTGCCGGTGATGCTGACGACGGCGAGCCAACGAGCGTGACCGAAGGCGGCGAGGACACCGGGAACGAATCCGCCGACGACGCAGACGACGGTTTCACTACCGAGGACGTCGAGGAAGAATCCGACGCGGCTGAGGAGATGGACGATCCGGGAACGGCGGACGCCGACGATCCGGGCGTAGCGGACGCCGACGATGGGAGTTCCATCGATCCCGACTTCGACGTCGATCCCAGCGGGTCGGAAAACGCGACCGATCCCGGCGGCCCCCTCGACCTAGACGGCGGGGCGGAGGCTGTCGAGACCGTCTTCGGGACGATTCCGCCTGGGCTGCTCTTCTTCCTCGGGGGACTCGTCGTGTTGCTCGCCGTCACGGCCTACTGGTACTGGTACCGGCCGGCGTACTGA
- a CDS encoding DUF5778 family protein: MADAIDDDLYQRTKALLEPGDIELNGAIVHTDYSGQEDVQMMQATIDVGDIIAEHSGYDPKDCYVYSGNDDTDFSSNQHQGLTLDDEEFVWECQQLLREGSFDIVIYYEASADHEAILDDVRELGFEVTGVEGE; the protein is encoded by the coding sequence ATGGCAGACGCAATCGACGACGACCTCTACCAGCGAACGAAGGCGCTCCTCGAACCCGGCGACATCGAACTCAACGGCGCGATCGTCCACACCGACTACAGCGGGCAAGAAGACGTCCAGATGATGCAGGCGACGATCGACGTCGGTGACATCATCGCTGAGCACTCGGGGTACGATCCGAAAGATTGCTACGTCTACTCGGGCAACGACGACACCGACTTCTCGTCGAACCAGCATCAGGGACTGACCCTCGACGACGAGGAGTTCGTCTGGGAGTGCCAGCAACTCCTGCGCGAGGGGAGTTTCGACATCGTCATTTACTACGAGGCGAGCGCCGACCACGAGGCGATCCTCGACGACGTCCGGGAACTGGGATTCGAGGTCACCGGTGTCGAAGGGGAGTAG
- a CDS encoding Lrp/AsnC family transcriptional regulator: protein MSTAVDLTDCERAIVNAFQGGFPVVDHPFEAAAAAMRDRGVDIDARTLLETIRDLDERGVLSRFGPLVNAQEIGGAATLVAMHAPEDRFDEVVEQVNAHREVAHNYEREHPHLNVWFVVSVADEDRVREVLDAIENETGQETYNLPKQREFRVEAKFYVDGPFDGSGDDPAGIDCSDLGPDVTPTDAATLSPSERDLVLEIQDGLPLSETPYADVADAIEQDPAWTRETIKRFEREGKIRRIGVVPNHYALGYTENGMTVWNVPDDVVSEVGPAVAALPFVTHCYERPRHEGVWPYNFFAMTHGRSEDESDRRIEQVRETMADYWDVADDDWDSLFSTQILKKTGIRLEERAEANTTAD, encoded by the coding sequence ATGAGCACGGCCGTCGACCTCACTGATTGCGAACGGGCGATCGTCAACGCCTTCCAGGGCGGGTTTCCAGTCGTCGATCACCCCTTCGAAGCCGCCGCAGCCGCCATGCGCGATCGCGGGGTCGACATCGACGCGAGGACGCTACTCGAGACGATTCGTGACCTGGACGAGCGCGGCGTCCTCTCGCGATTCGGGCCGCTCGTGAACGCCCAGGAAATCGGCGGGGCGGCGACGCTCGTCGCGATGCACGCGCCCGAGGACCGGTTCGACGAGGTCGTCGAGCAGGTCAACGCCCACCGCGAAGTCGCACACAACTACGAGCGCGAGCACCCGCATCTCAACGTGTGGTTCGTCGTGAGCGTAGCCGACGAGGATCGGGTCAGGGAGGTGCTCGACGCGATCGAGAACGAGACGGGCCAGGAGACGTACAACCTGCCAAAACAGCGGGAGTTCCGCGTCGAGGCCAAGTTCTACGTCGACGGCCCGTTCGACGGCTCCGGCGACGACCCCGCCGGGATCGATTGCTCCGATCTCGGCCCCGACGTGACGCCGACCGACGCGGCGACGCTGTCGCCGTCCGAACGCGATCTCGTCCTCGAGATTCAGGACGGCCTCCCGCTCTCGGAGACGCCCTACGCCGACGTCGCCGACGCGATCGAGCAGGACCCGGCGTGGACCCGGGAGACGATCAAACGGTTCGAACGCGAGGGGAAGATCCGCCGGATCGGCGTCGTCCCGAACCACTACGCGCTCGGCTACACGGAGAACGGGATGACGGTCTGGAACGTCCCCGACGACGTCGTGAGCGAGGTCGGGCCGGCGGTCGCCGCGCTCCCGTTCGTGACCCACTGTTACGAGCGCCCGCGCCACGAGGGCGTCTGGCCGTACAACTTCTTCGCGATGACCCACGGCCGCAGCGAGGACGAGAGCGACCGCCGGATCGAACAGGTTCGCGAGACGATGGCCGACTACTGGGACGTGGCCGACGACGACTGGGACTCGCTGTTCTCGACGCAGATACTGAAGAAGACCGGCATTCGTCTGGAGGAGCGCGCCGAAGCGAACACGACAGCCGACTGA
- a CDS encoding DUF92 domain-containing protein — protein MTAPVRRAGVFAVLCTLTLAVPIVGPRAATPIAAVVLLSIAAVVLLGAFAVTDGPLFDLLAYPGDYEDNRLYGLITFVLAGVALGLISVTSSMSVTVFVGTVLLIGYGNVGEQLARQRTDDDVVHVTAFCLFATTVAVAGMAASMSLEQGATVVAPQLPAMLFLAACGALLAALLRDVLFLYDDPVVMLSVGLLLWLLAELEPALGIVEILAALAITVAFGYASYALETASIAGMLTGILLGLLTIVLGGYGWFAVLISFFAIGGLSTKFRYEKKEALGVAEDNNGARGSGNVLGNAAVALAAVLGYAASSATLLPGDPEPTLFLFAFAGSVATAMSDTLSSEIGSVFETPRLITTFEPVEPGTDGGVTWQGEVAGIVGAAVVAGIAYALFADVDPLGAAIIVAAGFVGMTVDSLLGATLEGSVLGNQGVNFLATLSGALICALLVLSFAVLG, from the coding sequence GTGACTGCACCCGTTCGGCGAGCCGGCGTCTTCGCGGTCCTCTGTACGCTCACGCTCGCCGTCCCGATCGTCGGTCCGCGGGCCGCGACACCCATCGCTGCGGTCGTCCTGCTGTCCATCGCTGCGGTCGTCCTGCTGGGAGCGTTCGCCGTCACAGACGGACCGCTCTTCGACCTGCTCGCCTACCCGGGCGACTACGAGGACAACCGCCTCTACGGACTGATAACGTTCGTGCTCGCGGGGGTTGCGCTGGGACTCATCTCGGTCACGTCCTCGATGTCGGTCACCGTCTTCGTCGGAACCGTCCTCCTGATCGGGTACGGGAACGTCGGCGAACAGCTCGCCCGCCAGCGAACGGACGACGACGTCGTTCACGTGACCGCGTTCTGTCTGTTCGCGACGACCGTCGCAGTTGCCGGAATGGCCGCCTCGATGAGCCTCGAGCAGGGGGCCACGGTCGTCGCACCGCAGTTGCCGGCGATGCTCTTTCTCGCGGCCTGCGGCGCGTTGCTCGCCGCCCTGCTGCGTGACGTGCTCTTCCTCTACGACGATCCGGTCGTCATGCTCTCTGTCGGTCTCCTCCTGTGGTTGCTCGCGGAACTCGAACCCGCACTCGGGATCGTCGAGATCCTCGCCGCACTGGCGATCACCGTCGCCTTCGGCTACGCCTCCTACGCCCTCGAGACGGCCTCGATCGCGGGGATGCTCACCGGCATCCTGCTGGGCCTGCTGACGATCGTACTCGGCGGCTACGGCTGGTTCGCCGTCCTCATCTCCTTCTTCGCGATCGGCGGGCTCTCGACGAAGTTCCGCTACGAGAAGAAAGAAGCCCTCGGCGTCGCCGAGGACAACAACGGAGCTCGCGGCAGCGGCAACGTGCTCGGGAACGCGGCGGTCGCACTGGCAGCCGTGCTCGGCTACGCCGCCAGTTCCGCAACGTTGCTCCCCGGCGACCCCGAACCGACCCTGTTCCTCTTCGCGTTCGCCGGATCGGTCGCCACGGCGATGAGCGACACGCTCTCCAGCGAGATCGGCAGCGTCTTCGAGACGCCGCGCCTGATCACCACGTTCGAACCGGTCGAACCCGGCACCGACGGCGGGGTCACGTGGCAGGGAGAGGTCGCCGGGATCGTCGGTGCGGCCGTCGTCGCTGGCATCGCGTACGCCCTCTTCGCCGACGTCGACCCCCTCGGGGCCGCGATCATCGTCGCCGCCGGCTTCGTCGGGATGACCGTCGACAGTCTCCTCGGAGCGACCCTCGAGGGGTCCGTACTCGGCAACCAGGGCGTGAACTTCCTCGCGACGCTGTCGGGGGCGCTGATCTGTGCGCTGCTCGTGCTCTCGTTCGCCGTGCTCGGCTGA
- the hemA gene encoding glutamyl-tRNA reductase, producing the protein MRSAGVVTAARVTHQSGSVDDLAAATPESQRAGVSRLLSVPEIDEAFVLSTCNRVEAYVVSADAAVGRTVVEEFFAVTDDDALVVTDHDESLRHLLRVASGLESVVLGEDQIIGQVRTAYEDARAAGGIGSMLEAAVTKAIHVGERARTETAINEGVVSLGSAATKLAATEMSLEGATSLVVGAGEMGRLAARSLADAGVDEVVVANRTVSHAEHLATELAAEASVAPLESLETVVTEADVVVTATGSDEPVLEPQHLATDDAAPDADDPEDADPDRVIVDLGQPRDVAPATGSLRSVTVYDLDDLESITEETRIQRSDAAREVESMIDHEFELLCDQYKRARADEVIAAMYESAERIKRRELETALSRLDDDFSDEQREIVEAMADSLVSQLLAPPTKSLREAAAEDDWSTINTALQLFDPEFGDDGPLAPSSVVGTLGSDRTDAQIGAIDDD; encoded by the coding sequence GTGAGGTCGGCCGGGGTCGTCACGGCCGCTCGCGTGACACACCAGAGCGGCAGCGTCGACGATCTCGCTGCCGCGACCCCCGAGAGCCAGCGTGCAGGCGTCTCCAGGCTGCTCTCCGTCCCGGAGATCGACGAGGCGTTCGTGCTCTCGACGTGTAACCGGGTCGAGGCCTACGTCGTCAGCGCCGACGCCGCCGTCGGACGAACCGTCGTCGAGGAGTTCTTCGCGGTGACCGACGACGACGCACTCGTCGTGACGGACCACGACGAGAGCCTGCGTCACCTGCTGCGTGTCGCGTCGGGGCTGGAATCGGTCGTCCTCGGCGAAGACCAGATCATCGGACAGGTTCGGACGGCCTACGAGGACGCTCGCGCCGCGGGCGGAATCGGGTCGATGCTCGAGGCCGCCGTGACGAAGGCGATTCACGTCGGCGAACGCGCCCGTACGGAGACCGCGATCAACGAGGGCGTCGTCTCGCTCGGCTCCGCGGCCACGAAACTCGCCGCAACCGAGATGTCACTCGAGGGGGCGACGTCGCTGGTCGTCGGTGCCGGCGAGATGGGACGGCTCGCCGCCCGAAGCCTCGCGGACGCCGGCGTGGACGAGGTCGTCGTCGCGAACCGGACCGTCTCTCACGCCGAACACCTCGCCACGGAACTCGCTGCCGAGGCCAGCGTCGCTCCGCTCGAGTCGCTCGAAACCGTCGTCACCGAGGCGGACGTGGTCGTGACCGCGACCGGCAGCGACGAACCCGTACTCGAGCCCCAGCACCTCGCGACCGACGACGCCGCTCCCGACGCCGACGACCCCGAGGACGCCGATCCGGACCGGGTGATCGTCGATCTCGGCCAGCCCAGGGACGTCGCCCCGGCGACGGGATCGCTCCGGTCCGTAACGGTCTACGACCTGGACGATCTCGAGTCGATCACCGAGGAAACCCGGATCCAGCGTTCCGACGCGGCGCGCGAGGTCGAGTCGATGATCGACCACGAGTTCGAGTTACTCTGTGACCAGTACAAACGGGCCCGCGCGGACGAGGTCATCGCCGCGATGTACGAGTCCGCCGAGCGGATCAAGCGACGCGAACTCGAGACGGCTCTCTCGCGGCTCGACGACGACTTTTCCGACGAGCAACGCGAGATCGTCGAGGCGATGGCCGACTCGCTGGTCAGCCAGTTACTCGCCCCGCCGACGAAGAGCCTCCGGGAGGCCGCGGCCGAGGACGACTGGAGCACGATCAACACGGCCCTGCAACTGTTCGATCCGGAGTTCGGCGACGACGGCCCACTGGCTCCCTCGTCGGTCGTGGGGACGCTCGGCTCCGATCGGACCGACGCCCAGATCGGCGCGATCGACGACGACTGA
- the dnaG gene encoding DNA primase DnaG, with product MEDTSKYLIHADVTADGVVERSDVVGAIFGQTEGLLGDELDLRDLRQSQKVGRIDVDVSSTGGQSHGHLTIATSLDKVETATLAASLETITRVGPCRADVEVTEIEDIRAAKRKEVVDRAKELLRTGFDDSVMSSEEILAEVRQHVRVEDITEYEGLPAGPRVTDSDAIIVVEGRSDVLTMLKYGIKNAIAVEGTNVPDAVAELTRHRTVTAFLDGDRGGDLILEELSQVGDVDYVAFAPSGESVEELDHHQLFAALRNKVPYDTVSGMNEPREAVAATDGSSTPAPPPDERTSASSLDDGTSEQAGAEEPTTISTADTGGGAATASPDPGPVTPVPESTDDDQGTAPTGDADVDADTTAEPSAEDDQESTATDDPETIYDHATAVIRAGTDTARFLDADAGVIEDAPASEAYGALEDLDPVPTTVLLDEILGQRLLDLAADRGVDRIIARSLGQFTKRPTNVRIHAIDDVAETSPETDSTST from the coding sequence ATGGAAGATACCTCGAAATACCTCATTCACGCGGACGTGACGGCCGACGGGGTCGTCGAGCGGAGCGACGTCGTCGGTGCGATCTTCGGCCAGACCGAAGGGTTGCTCGGCGACGAACTCGATCTCCGCGATCTGCGCCAGTCACAGAAAGTCGGACGGATCGACGTCGACGTCTCGAGTACAGGCGGCCAGTCACACGGTCATCTCACGATCGCGACCAGCCTCGACAAGGTCGAGACGGCCACGCTGGCCGCCTCACTGGAGACGATCACTCGCGTCGGCCCCTGCCGGGCCGACGTCGAAGTGACCGAGATCGAGGACATCCGGGCGGCGAAACGCAAGGAAGTCGTCGATCGCGCGAAGGAACTCCTCCGGACGGGGTTCGACGACAGCGTGATGTCTTCCGAGGAAATCCTCGCGGAGGTCCGCCAGCACGTCCGCGTCGAAGACATCACCGAGTACGAGGGACTGCCCGCCGGCCCGCGCGTGACCGACAGCGACGCGATCATCGTCGTCGAGGGTCGATCGGACGTTCTCACCATGCTCAAGTACGGCATCAAGAACGCCATCGCGGTCGAGGGGACGAACGTCCCCGATGCGGTGGCCGAACTGACCCGTCATCGCACGGTCACGGCCTTCCTCGACGGCGATCGGGGCGGCGATCTCATCCTCGAGGAACTCTCGCAGGTGGGTGACGTCGATTACGTCGCGTTCGCGCCGTCGGGGGAGTCCGTCGAGGAACTCGATCACCACCAGCTGTTCGCCGCGCTCCGGAACAAGGTCCCCTACGACACCGTCTCCGGGATGAACGAACCCCGCGAGGCCGTCGCCGCGACCGACGGCAGTTCGACGCCCGCACCGCCGCCGGACGAACGCACGAGCGCGTCGTCGCTCGACGACGGCACGTCCGAACAGGCCGGCGCGGAGGAACCGACCACGATCTCGACGGCGGACACGGGCGGCGGGGCGGCGACGGCATCGCCCGATCCGGGGCCGGTGACACCCGTTCCGGAGTCGACCGACGACGACCAGGGGACGGCGCCAACCGGGGACGCAGACGTGGACGCGGACACGACGGCCGAACCGTCCGCGGAGGACGATCAGGAGTCCACCGCTACGGACGACCCGGAGACGATCTACGACCACGCGACGGCGGTCATCCGCGCCGGAACCGACACGGCCCGGTTCCTCGACGCCGATGCCGGCGTGATCGAGGACGCACCGGCGAGCGAGGCCTACGGGGCCCTCGAGGACCTCGATCCGGTGCCGACGACCGTGCTCCTCGACGAGATCCTGGGCCAGCGACTGCTCGACCTCGCCGCTGATCGGGGCGTCGATCGGATCATCGCGCGATCGCTGGGCCAGTTCACGAAACGCCCCACGAACGTCCGGATTCACGCGATCGACGACGTCGCGGAGACGTCCCCGGAGACGGATTCGACGTCGACCTGA